In Camelina sativa cultivar DH55 chromosome 17, Cs, whole genome shotgun sequence, the genomic stretch TGTAGcgttgttttgactttttgtgaTTCTTCAGGTGAAACGGGGCCATTAAGTAATGGAAAAATGCCCCCTGTTTTAGTAAGCAACGATGTGGAGTTGGCGCTATTGAAAAGGAGAAATAGTTAATTTGTAGGGATGAGGTTGTACGTTACAGATAAGGAAGTTGGGGAGGCTGATGTGTGCGGggtggaagaagaaggtctTTCGGATGATGTCCTGATAGCGTATGTGGAGGGATTAGAAGCACAAGAAAAAGGTGAAAGAGTTGACGGTGTAGCTATTGGACAAGAAGGGCTAAAGTCGCACgataaagaacaagaaagagcGTCAACTTTGATGGACGACTATATGTCTACAAGGTTGTCGTCCACCACGACATTATTGGAGAATGATGGTGGACAAATCGAAGGTCGTCCAAACAGGCCGATGAGTAATATGATGGTATGTTCTTTGGGGTCCAGCATGAGTAACACTGTCATAGATTTAAGCGTTGACAGGACAGGTGAAATTCATGCATCACAGACCGACTTGTCGACGGAAGACAGCCTGGTAGAAGTGGAAGTTAGGTCATCGAATACATTTACTAATGATGAAGATATGAGGGATGCAGAAGGTTCTGTTTGCGTTTCTGATGATGAGCCAGATTACAATTTTGACGAGTGGAGTGAGAGAATTAACAACGATTATCCACTTGATTGGGATCCTTACTTAAGAACGGATACAGTGGAGGGTGTTGTGCCTGTTGAAGGAGAGACGGAAATAGGAAACAGTGGGTTGAGGATGGGTGATGAATTAGATGTGTTTAGGCAGGGTTTAGGCAATGATCCTCTTTTGGAAGAACACCCAAGAACAGGTAGCCAGGTCAGCATTGGGGATGAGGAGTTTGAGAGAGCTAGATCTTTAATACTTGACGTTCATGACCCCTTGCTGTTGGAAGATTCTCCACCATTTCATGATAATGTCAAAGGTGCTCCACGCCACGAGAGATACATGGACCTTAAAAGAGCAGAAGATTCAATTTATATAGGTCGAATTTTTGAAAGCAAGGGAGCCCTTCGACAAGCACTGTGTGTATATGCCATGAAAAggatatttaaattttgaatttggaaGTCCGACAAAGGCCGGGTCATTGCAACATGCGTGGACAAGAACTGTGGTTGGCAAGTATTTGCAACCAACCACCCGAATTCGCTAAATGTGGAAATCAAGACTGTATGCTTGAAACATAGCTGTGATGTTTCGTTGAGGTCTAAATATGGGGATAAAGCGACATGAAGGATTTTTTCCGAATTAATACAAGCAAAATTTGCAAACGGGAAGAGAGGTCCACGAGCATGTGATCTACCTGAGATGGTGCTGGCAGAGCAAAACGTAACAATTTCCTATATGAAAGCATGGAACACAAAGGAATTGGCCATGAATGCTGCCCgtgggaatgaagaagaaggttatCATTTTTTGGCAACATATTTTCATTTGGTTGAGTCCACGAATCATGGGACTATCTACGATATTCAGACATGCGTTGATAAAAAAGGGAACactaagtttaaatatttattttttttgcgtTTGGTGCGTCCATCAGCAGGTTTAAGTATCTGAGAAAAGTTATTGTCATTGACAGCACAGCTATGAAAGGTAAATACAAAGGATGTTTGGTTGCTGCAAGTGGTCAAGATGGGAATATGCAGATCTTCCCCCTCGCTTTTGGAGTAGTCGAAGTGGAGAATGATAGTGGTTGGGTAtggttttttaaacatttacaaCAGTTTGTTCCTGACGAAGAAGATTTGGTATTTGTATCAGACAGACATGCATCCTTTTACTCTGCACTCGGCAAGGTTTATCCACTAGCGCACCATGTCGCATGTGCAGTCCACCTGTTTAGGAATGTGAAGCATAAATTTAAATGCGGTGGACTTGCTAGCATGGTTTCAAAAGCTGCAAGGGCATACACAATAGGTGATTTTGAGTACTGGTGGAAAGAAATTGAGAATCGGAAGCCAGCTTGTGCGATCTATCTTAGAGAAATTGGTTTGTCTCATTGGACTCTTTTTCACTTCTTTGGAAATCGGTACAATGTTATGAGTAGCAACATCTCTGAGTCCCTGAATGCAGCAATGGTTAGGGCGGTGGATTACCCTATTGTTTCGATGGTAGAATTCATAAGGGCTATGTTGATGAGGTGGTTTTGGTGTAGGAGGACAAAAGCACGTAAAACGAAGAGTCGGTGGATTGTGCTGTATTATCCGCCAGTGATTGGATATATCAAGTTAACGATGGAATCGGTTGTGTGTTTACAGTGGATTTTGAGAATAAAACATATACCTTCAGACGGTTTGACGTGCTCAAGATTCCTTGTTGTCACGCTTTGGCAGCCTCACAAGTTCGGGGAGTTGATAAGTACACGTTGGttgatgaaatttattttgtaggTCCGTGGACCAACAAGTACAAGGGTATAATTATGCCAGTCCCTAATGAGAAAGAC encodes the following:
- the LOC104759891 gene encoding uncharacterized protein LOC104759891, with translation MKGKYKGCLVAASGQDGNMQIFPLAFGVVEVENDSGWVWFFKHLQQFVPDEEDLVFVSDRHASFYSALGKVYPLAHHVACAVHLFRNVKHKFKCGGLASMVSKAARAYTIGDFEYWWKEIENRKPACAIYLREIGLSHWTLFHFFGNRYNVMSSNISESLNAAMVRAVDYPIVSMVEFIRAMLMRWFWCRRTKALDFENKTYTFRRFDVLKIPCCHALAASQVRGVDKYTLVDEIYFVGPWTNKYKGIIMPVPNEKDMVVPETCTEVDVNPPNTKRGGGRPRKKRIPSQGEGHHGKQKGGKQKKIRKCGRCFKVGHNRKTCSTLI